In one window of Miscanthus floridulus cultivar M001 chromosome 12, ASM1932011v1, whole genome shotgun sequence DNA:
- the LOC136495416 gene encoding uncharacterized protein isoform X2 gives MERDLLQIRDLTLAEAASFNLASGDVLRRKLEGKKLERDQWIKDLEKEVGALQKKLEEEQAAQKEANRAPSKAKVLGREREGHEKEMNAFASRSREVMQLYRDCLLGAGTDTEFPEECTMDEFMVWLQGEMDALDSHMMLGHDFAAITAFKRKLSAKGFFDEFWHAGGNKMAIMQVACSRGQDAEEKKAIMDMVLEFLTEKRRQEATKAAADGDSASPAASPNLAAKSSAARVARANIEDRVDA, from the exons ATGGAGCGAGATCTTTTGCAGATCAGGGACTTGACGCTGGCGGAAGCTGCTTCCTTTAATCTTGCCAGC GGCGATGTGCTTCGTCGGAAGCTGGAGGGCAAAAAGCTAGAGCGAGATCAGTGGATTAAGGATCTTGAAAAAGAGGTGGGTGCGCTGCAGAAAAAGCTTGAAGAAGAGCAGGCTGCACAGAAGGAGGCCAATAGAGCGCCTTCAAAAGCTAAGGTGCTTGGAAGGGAGCGAGAGGGCCATGAGAAAGAGATGAATGCATTTGCCTCTCGCTCCCGGGAAGTGATGCAACTGTACCGTGACTGCCTGCTCGGTGCAGGCACCGATACCGAGTTCCCCGAGGAGTGCACCATGGATGAATTTATGGTTTGGCTTCAAGGAGAGATGGACGCTTTGGACAGCCATATGATGCTCGGGCATGACTTCGCCGCTATCACAGCTTTTAAGCGAAAGCTCTCGGCAAAAGGTTTTTTTGATGAGTTTTGGCATGCTGGTGGTAACAAAATGGCAATCATGCAGGTGGCGTGCAGTCGTGGCCAG GATGCTGAGGAGAAGAAGGCTATCATGGATATGGTGCTGGAGTTCTTGACAGAGAAACGTCGCCAAGAAGCGACGAAAGCTGCAGCTGATGGCGATAGTGCTTCTCCAGCCGCGTCTCCAAACCTGGCTGCCAAAAGCTCTGCTGCCAGGGTGGCTCGTGCTAACATTGAAGACAGGGTAGATGCTTAG
- the LOC136495416 gene encoding uncharacterized protein isoform X1, translating to MERDLLQIRDLTLAEAASFNLASAVVLSSTLHCQGDVLRRKLEGKKLERDQWIKDLEKEVGALQKKLEEEQAAQKEANRAPSKAKVLGREREGHEKEMNAFASRSREVMQLYRDCLLGAGTDTEFPEECTMDEFMVWLQGEMDALDSHMMLGHDFAAITAFKRKLSAKGFFDEFWHAGGNKMAIMQVACSRGQDAEEKKAIMDMVLEFLTEKRRQEATKAAADGDSASPAASPNLAAKSSAARVARANIEDRVDA from the exons ATGGAGCGAGATCTTTTGCAGATCAGGGACTTGACGCTGGCGGAAGCTGCTTCCTTTAATCTTGCCAGC GCGGTGGTGCTAAGCAGCACCCTTCACTGTCAGGGCGATGTGCTTCGTCGGAAGCTGGAGGGCAAAAAGCTAGAGCGAGATCAGTGGATTAAGGATCTTGAAAAAGAGGTGGGTGCGCTGCAGAAAAAGCTTGAAGAAGAGCAGGCTGCACAGAAGGAGGCCAATAGAGCGCCTTCAAAAGCTAAGGTGCTTGGAAGGGAGCGAGAGGGCCATGAGAAAGAGATGAATGCATTTGCCTCTCGCTCCCGGGAAGTGATGCAACTGTACCGTGACTGCCTGCTCGGTGCAGGCACCGATACCGAGTTCCCCGAGGAGTGCACCATGGATGAATTTATGGTTTGGCTTCAAGGAGAGATGGACGCTTTGGACAGCCATATGATGCTCGGGCATGACTTCGCCGCTATCACAGCTTTTAAGCGAAAGCTCTCGGCAAAAGGTTTTTTTGATGAGTTTTGGCATGCTGGTGGTAACAAAATGGCAATCATGCAGGTGGCGTGCAGTCGTGGCCAG GATGCTGAGGAGAAGAAGGCTATCATGGATATGGTGCTGGAGTTCTTGACAGAGAAACGTCGCCAAGAAGCGACGAAAGCTGCAGCTGATGGCGATAGTGCTTCTCCAGCCGCGTCTCCAAACCTGGCTGCCAAAAGCTCTGCTGCCAGGGTGGCTCGTGCTAACATTGAAGACAGGGTAGATGCTTAG